The following are from one region of the Paenibacillus sp. JZ16 genome:
- a CDS encoding response regulator codes for MNILLVDDESYVTESLYQTIPWRELDIEEVYQASSALEAIDLLEEEDIDVVVTDVRMPVMTGLELMETITERWTHIRCILLTGYSDFEYAKQAIRLQASDYILKPVDDDEFIRSVSSALASIKEERKELGQYHQLMYSRKSDLGILRNSLMHDLLLGREIPRPSLEHKLHEYEIPLRTDRRTVMLLIQLGQKFTRMDDHSVSLMEYAIGNIAEEVFAELLHVWSSKTPHNGLILLAQYKAEEMDAFADSRALKQYVIQFQQDVDSYLKGSISVLVSASFDFPEELASVYRSGLSSLYLWGNGDHEAIRFAEDHDGRLREPVWDVTQAFAKPPSLLHLLETRQWDAARDKIEQVFAELETAFIGQTALYEMFLSVANAFMYLAHKQGHYVHQLDQAGWDPLYIQQVVQSAAKLRSWSLDMLNKLHDISSEQETTSKSHIIKQVQEMVTADSGHDLSVKTIADRVFLHPVYLSKIYKGETGEGLGDYIIRKRMERALYLLKHTNKKIYEITAELGYQNPQYFSKMFRKHYGMTPNEYRDQGCC; via the coding sequence ATGAATATCTTATTGGTTGATGACGAGAGTTATGTCACGGAAAGTTTATATCAGACGATACCATGGCGTGAGCTGGATATTGAAGAAGTGTATCAGGCTTCTTCCGCCTTGGAGGCGATCGACCTGCTGGAGGAGGAGGACATCGATGTGGTGGTCACGGATGTTCGGATGCCGGTCATGACCGGCCTGGAGCTGATGGAGACCATAACCGAGCGCTGGACGCATATCCGCTGCATTTTACTTACGGGTTATTCGGATTTTGAATATGCCAAGCAGGCGATTCGGCTGCAGGCATCCGATTACATTTTGAAGCCGGTGGACGATGATGAATTCATACGCAGCGTGAGCTCCGCCTTGGCGTCAATCAAGGAGGAGCGGAAGGAGCTTGGGCAGTACCATCAGTTGATGTACAGCCGCAAATCGGATCTCGGCATTCTGCGGAACAGCCTCATGCATGATCTCTTGCTTGGACGCGAGATACCGCGCCCTTCACTCGAACACAAGCTGCATGAATACGAGATCCCGCTCCGAACAGACCGGCGGACGGTCATGCTGCTGATCCAGCTCGGGCAGAAATTTACAAGGATGGACGACCATTCGGTCAGCCTGATGGAATATGCCATCGGTAATATTGCGGAGGAGGTATTTGCCGAGCTGCTCCATGTGTGGTCCAGCAAAACGCCGCATAACGGCTTGATTCTGTTGGCTCAGTACAAGGCAGAGGAAATGGATGCATTCGCGGATTCCCGCGCATTGAAACAGTATGTAATCCAGTTTCAACAGGATGTGGACAGCTATCTGAAGGGAAGCATTTCAGTTCTCGTATCGGCCTCCTTTGATTTTCCGGAGGAATTGGCATCTGTTTACCGGTCGGGTTTAAGCTCGCTTTACCTCTGGGGAAACGGAGATCATGAAGCCATCCGGTTTGCTGAAGACCATGATGGCAGGCTGCGTGAGCCTGTATGGGACGTGACCCAGGCTTTTGCCAAACCGCCCAGTCTGCTGCATCTGCTGGAGACAAGGCAGTGGGATGCCGCCCGGGACAAAATAGAACAAGTTTTTGCAGAGCTTGAAACCGCATTCATTGGGCAGACGGCGTTGTATGAAATGTTTTTATCGGTTGCGAATGCCTTTATGTACCTGGCTCATAAGCAGGGCCATTACGTTCATCAGCTCGATCAGGCCGGCTGGGATCCCCTGTATATTCAGCAGGTGGTTCAGTCGGCTGCGAAGCTGCGTTCCTGGTCGCTTGATATGCTGAACAAACTTCATGATATCTCCTCCGAGCAGGAGACAACGAGCAAGAGCCATATCATCAAACAGGTTCAGGAGATGGTGACTGCCGATTCGGGTCATGACCTGTCCGTCAAGACGATTGCGGACCGGGTATTCCTGCATCCGGTGTATTTATCCAAGATTTATAAGGGTGAAACCGGAGAGGGACTTGGCGATTATATTATCCGCAAGCGAATGGAGCGGGCGTTATACCTGCTGAAGCATACAAACAAGAAGATTTATGAAATTACCGCTGAGCTTGGCTACCAGAACCCGCAGTATTTTAGCAAGATGTTCCGGAAGCACTACGGGATGACGCCGAACGAATACAGAGACCAAGGATGTTGCTAA
- a CDS encoding beta-galactosidase has product MKRTFNPISSRVPHMLHGADYNPEQWLRYPEVLEEDIRLMKLANCNVMSVGIFSWVSLEPEEGVFTFDWLDAVLDRFAANGIYAFLATPSGARPAWMSEKYPEVLRVSERRVRNLHGFRHNHCYTSPVYREKVHTINRKLAERYGNHPAVIGWHISNEFGGDCHCDYCQDAFRSWLQTKYRTLDELNHAWWTAFWSHTITKWSQIESPAPHGETQVHGMNLDWRRFVTDQTADLIRHEIEPLRRVNPSLPVTTNLMEYFEGLNYWKFADLLDVVSWDSYPTWHDQGGDEAVQAARVAMMHDIIRSIKGGQPWMLMESTPSLTNWQPVSKLKRPGMHLLSSMQAVAHGSDTVQYFQWRKSRGSSEKLHGAVVDHVGHEHTRVFSDVAEVGDYLKKMDAVVGTGIPAEAAVIFDWENRWAINDAQGPRNKGVKYEETVQEHYRALWKLGVPIDVIDMEQDFSGYKLLVAPMLYMVRPGVGERIQQFVEAGGTFVATYWSGIVDEFDLCFLGGFPGPLRKTLGVWSEEIDALHDHDVNGIVTNDGGGLGLAKAYEAIELCDLIHLETAEALAVYSSDFYAGRPALTVNQLGKGRAYYIASRNKEPFHSDFYRKLVEQTGVLRALPVELPSGVSSSIRTDGESDYIFVMNFSGEAKRITLDGTRYSDFISGEAIGAELVLAPYGVKVIIKGGIS; this is encoded by the coding sequence ATGAAACGAACGTTTAATCCGATTAGCTCGCGCGTTCCGCACATGCTGCATGGAGCCGATTATAATCCGGAGCAATGGCTTCGTTATCCCGAAGTCCTCGAAGAGGATATCCGGCTGATGAAGCTGGCGAATTGCAATGTGATGTCCGTTGGCATATTTTCATGGGTTTCCTTGGAGCCCGAGGAAGGCGTGTTCACGTTTGATTGGCTTGACGCCGTATTGGACCGCTTTGCCGCCAATGGAATTTATGCTTTTCTGGCAACGCCAAGCGGCGCAAGACCGGCCTGGATGTCGGAGAAGTATCCTGAGGTGCTGCGCGTAAGCGAGAGACGGGTCCGTAACCTGCACGGTTTCCGGCATAATCATTGTTATACTTCGCCGGTCTATCGGGAGAAGGTCCATACGATCAACAGGAAGCTTGCGGAGCGGTACGGCAATCATCCAGCTGTAATCGGCTGGCATATCTCGAATGAGTTTGGCGGCGATTGCCATTGCGACTATTGTCAGGACGCATTCCGGTCCTGGCTTCAGACAAAGTATAGAACGCTGGATGAGCTGAACCATGCCTGGTGGACTGCGTTCTGGAGTCACACGATTACGAAATGGAGCCAGATCGAATCCCCAGCACCGCACGGTGAGACGCAGGTCCATGGAATGAACCTGGATTGGAGACGGTTTGTAACCGATCAGACGGCGGATCTCATCCGGCATGAAATTGAACCCCTCCGGAGGGTCAATCCATCCCTTCCGGTTACGACCAATCTGATGGAATATTTTGAAGGTCTGAATTACTGGAAGTTCGCTGATCTGCTGGACGTTGTATCTTGGGACAGCTATCCGACCTGGCATGATCAGGGCGGGGATGAGGCCGTGCAGGCAGCCCGCGTTGCCATGATGCATGATATTATCCGCTCGATCAAAGGCGGACAGCCTTGGATGCTGATGGAGAGCACGCCAAGTCTGACCAACTGGCAGCCGGTGAGCAAGCTGAAGCGTCCGGGTATGCATTTACTGTCTTCCATGCAAGCCGTTGCCCATGGTTCGGATACGGTGCAATATTTTCAATGGCGCAAGAGCAGGGGATCGAGCGAGAAGCTGCACGGCGCCGTCGTCGATCATGTCGGTCATGAACACACCCGGGTGTTCAGCGATGTGGCCGAGGTCGGGGACTATCTCAAGAAGATGGATGCCGTTGTAGGAACGGGCATTCCGGCGGAAGCGGCGGTCATTTTTGACTGGGAGAACCGCTGGGCCATCAACGATGCGCAGGGTCCGCGGAACAAGGGAGTCAAGTATGAAGAGACCGTGCAAGAGCATTACCGGGCTTTATGGAAGTTGGGAGTCCCGATCGACGTCATCGATATGGAGCAGGACTTCTCCGGATATAAACTTTTGGTAGCGCCCATGCTGTATATGGTGCGCCCAGGCGTGGGCGAGCGGATTCAACAATTTGTGGAAGCGGGCGGCACGTTTGTTGCAACGTATTGGTCGGGAATCGTCGACGAGTTTGACCTTTGCTTCCTTGGCGGATTTCCGGGCCCCCTCCGTAAGACGCTCGGCGTATGGTCGGAAGAAATCGATGCTCTGCATGATCACGATGTCAATGGGATCGTAACGAATGACGGAGGGGGGCTTGGCTTGGCCAAAGCTTATGAAGCCATTGAGCTCTGCGACCTCATTCATCTAGAGACGGCGGAGGCGCTGGCCGTTTACTCTTCCGATTTCTATGCGGGACGGCCTGCCTTGACGGTCAATCAGCTGGGGAAGGGCCGGGCCTATTATATTGCCTCCCGGAACAAGGAGCCGTTTCATTCCGATTTTTACAGGAAACTCGTTGAACAGACTGGCGTCCTTCGGGCGCTTCCAGTGGAGCTGCCTTCGGGCGTAAGCTCCTCCATTCGTACGGATGGAGAGTCGGACTACATTTTCGTGATGAACTTCTCTGGCGAAGCGAAGCGGATCACGCTGGACGGAACCCGGTACAGCGATTTTATTTCAGGCGAAGCCATAGGGGCTGAACTTGTGTTGGCTCCTTATGGAGTGAAGGTGATCATAAAAGGCGGGATTTCGTAA
- a CDS encoding ABC transporter permease — MDRSYHFSHPGSLFWRRVTAHWKNQRDNLATVVDWIVMLYIIVPGLLLGGGLYRELWTSPLPGWAQFFPLQAVVGLLLFMFSGRVLLFLEEADVLFLRQQRGWMKGLMIRGMAYSHTVSAIKGLVVTVLALPILVREHEITGIALLTLLMMTALCAWCANLLTAMIRSSYKGWRKHGMTYLVRWLSFGLLALLVTFWLESYAVLWAAALILLMVLFLLSRKRLAMQGTFIADAREDAKTRVQLTEKLLVQAVGKPPSVRSKTWFMRKSGRLFKGTVEKRLADAGLKAILRHPESLLLYIQITLVGIPAVWLPPPIIKIIVYLALVLMMSYWLNTRWAVFAKAEFMQVLPFTNQQHRTAGVLAVRTLLALPAFLYSLVAGLTLLQGGMGWLAVLALTVLAVMVAPSLMSWPVYKEERHPQE, encoded by the coding sequence ATGGATCGATCTTATCATTTTAGCCATCCGGGCTCCCTCTTTTGGCGAAGGGTGACCGCTCATTGGAAGAATCAACGCGACAATCTGGCAACCGTGGTCGACTGGATCGTAATGCTGTATATCATTGTTCCGGGTCTGCTGCTGGGAGGCGGGCTCTACCGCGAGTTATGGACGAGCCCGCTTCCCGGATGGGCCCAGTTCTTTCCGCTGCAGGCGGTGGTAGGTCTTCTGCTCTTTATGTTCTCAGGCAGAGTGCTGCTGTTCCTGGAAGAGGCTGACGTATTGTTTCTTCGCCAGCAGCGAGGCTGGATGAAGGGGTTAATGATCAGGGGCATGGCATACAGTCATACGGTCTCAGCGATCAAGGGATTGGTCGTTACAGTGCTTGCGCTGCCAATTCTGGTCAGGGAACATGAGATAACCGGCATTGCCCTGCTGACCTTGCTGATGATGACGGCTCTATGCGCCTGGTGCGCGAATTTATTAACCGCTATGATTCGCTCCAGCTATAAAGGCTGGCGGAAACATGGAATGACTTATCTCGTACGCTGGCTCTCATTCGGACTGTTAGCGCTGCTTGTTACATTTTGGCTTGAGTCCTATGCTGTATTGTGGGCAGCTGCCTTGATTCTGCTTATGGTGCTGTTTCTTCTTAGCCGCAAGCGGCTTGCCATGCAAGGAACCTTCATCGCAGATGCGCGTGAGGATGCGAAGACAAGGGTCCAGTTGACGGAGAAGCTGCTCGTTCAAGCCGTCGGCAAACCACCAAGTGTACGAAGCAAGACCTGGTTTATGCGCAAGTCCGGCCGATTGTTCAAAGGTACAGTGGAGAAGAGGTTGGCCGATGCGGGGTTAAAGGCGATTTTGCGCCACCCTGAGAGCTTGTTATTGTACATTCAGATTACGCTGGTCGGCATTCCGGCTGTCTGGCTGCCGCCGCCGATCATCAAAATCATCGTATACCTTGCTCTGGTATTGATGATGTCGTATTGGCTGAATACAAGATGGGCGGTGTTCGCCAAAGCCGAGTTTATGCAGGTGCTCCCGTTTACGAATCAGCAGCATCGTACGGCTGGCGTCCTCGCGGTCCGAACCTTGCTCGCTCTTCCCGCATTTCTTTATTCGCTCGTGGCTGGGCTAACGCTTTTGCAAGGGGGAATGGGATGGCTCGCCGTGCTTGCACTGACTGTGCTGGCAGTCATGGTTGCGCCATCGCTTATGTCTTGGCCGGTCTACAAAGAGGAGAGACACCCACAAGAATAA
- a CDS encoding ABC transporter permease → MKRMKKTWPFHVMLLPALICLFLFSYLPMGGIIMAFQDYKPWEGVGGSAWVGLDNFRYLFERQDSMQVIWNTLVIAVMKIVFNLLIPFVFAILLNEIRKTALQRSIQTMVYLPHFLSWVILGGILIEMLAVDGFANRILAAVGIDPIFFLGDNNWFRFTVIVSDVWKEFGYNTIVFLAALAGVSPTLYEAAEMDGAGRLKQTLHITIPAMIPITIVVGTLALGNILNAGFDQIFNLYNPLVYEKGDIIDTFVYRTAILNGEMGFGTAIGLFKSVISMALILVSYRLAYKWAGYRIF, encoded by the coding sequence ATGAAGAGGATGAAAAAAACATGGCCTTTCCACGTCATGCTGCTGCCGGCCCTTATCTGTCTGTTTTTATTCAGTTATTTGCCGATGGGCGGCATCATTATGGCTTTTCAGGACTATAAGCCGTGGGAGGGCGTTGGCGGCTCCGCATGGGTGGGCTTGGACAATTTCCGTTATTTGTTTGAAAGGCAGGACAGCATGCAGGTCATATGGAACACCTTGGTCATCGCGGTGATGAAAATCGTGTTCAATCTGCTGATTCCGTTCGTGTTTGCCATCCTGCTGAATGAAATTCGAAAAACGGCGCTTCAGCGGAGCATCCAGACGATGGTTTATTTGCCCCACTTTTTGTCCTGGGTCATCCTGGGCGGAATTTTGATCGAAATGCTCGCCGTGGACGGCTTTGCCAATCGGATTCTGGCGGCCGTCGGCATCGATCCGATCTTTTTTCTCGGAGACAATAACTGGTTCCGGTTCACGGTGATCGTGTCTGACGTGTGGAAGGAGTTTGGCTACAATACGATTGTATTCCTGGCTGCGCTGGCCGGTGTTAGCCCGACCTTGTACGAAGCTGCGGAGATGGATGGAGCGGGACGCCTGAAGCAAACGCTTCATATCACGATCCCTGCCATGATTCCCATCACGATCGTTGTCGGAACATTGGCGCTGGGCAACATCCTGAATGCCGGGTTTGACCAAATCTTCAACCTGTACAATCCGCTGGTATACGAGAAAGGCGATATTATCGATACCTTTGTATACCGTACAGCAATCCTGAATGGCGAGATGGGGTTTGGAACGGCCATCGGCTTGTTTAAATCGGTGATCAGCATGGCCCTTATTCTCGTATCCTATCGGCTGGCCTACAAGTGGGCGGGCTACCGTATATTCTAG
- a CDS encoding glycoside hydrolase family 53 protein — MFLCVSMLALSFGFSGNGSAEAAPAFAKGADISWVPGMEAQGYKWKDKTGVQRDILDILKNDYQINSARIRVWVNPNMNDYMNGYLNAEKAAELAQRAKNKGMSIMLTLHYSDSWADPGQQYKPYAWRNFTFQQLMDAVYSHTVYVMNTMKNKGVTLDWVQVGNETNNGMLWEDGKASANMKNYAWLVNTGHNAVKSVSSQTKTIVHLSNGYDNELFKWNIGGLISNGANFDIIGMSLYPEAGDWSSKVDQTIANAKDMTARYGKSIMISEIGMDYNQPAAAKSFIQSIKTKVRGLAGGTGLGVFYWEPEAAPGYNAGYNKGAWQADGKPTIALEGFKD; from the coding sequence ATGTTTCTATGCGTATCGATGCTTGCGTTATCGTTTGGCTTTTCGGGTAACGGCTCCGCCGAGGCGGCGCCTGCTTTTGCAAAAGGAGCGGACATCAGCTGGGTTCCCGGTATGGAAGCTCAAGGATATAAGTGGAAGGACAAGACAGGGGTTCAGCGCGATATTCTGGACATTCTGAAGAACGATTACCAGATCAATTCCGCCCGGATTCGAGTCTGGGTCAATCCCAATATGAATGATTACATGAACGGCTATCTGAATGCGGAAAAAGCCGCCGAGCTGGCCCAGCGTGCCAAGAATAAAGGCATGAGCATTATGCTTACGCTGCATTACAGCGATTCCTGGGCGGACCCGGGACAGCAGTACAAGCCGTATGCCTGGCGTAATTTTACCTTTCAGCAGCTGATGGATGCGGTCTATTCCCATACCGTCTATGTGATGAACACCATGAAGAACAAAGGCGTGACGCTGGATTGGGTACAGGTCGGCAACGAAACCAACAACGGGATGCTGTGGGAGGACGGCAAAGCCTCGGCGAACATGAAGAATTACGCCTGGCTCGTCAATACGGGGCATAATGCAGTGAAGTCCGTCAGCAGCCAGACCAAGACGATCGTTCATTTATCGAATGGCTACGACAATGAATTGTTCAAGTGGAACATTGGCGGCTTGATCAGCAACGGCGCGAACTTTGATATTATCGGCATGTCGCTGTACCCGGAAGCAGGCGATTGGTCATCGAAGGTCGATCAAACGATTGCCAATGCCAAAGACATGACCGCCAGATATGGGAAAAGCATCATGATCAGCGAAATCGGCATGGATTACAATCAGCCCGCGGCAGCCAAGAGCTTTATCCAGAGCATTAAGACCAAGGTAAGAGGCTTAGCGGGAGGTACGGGGCTGGGCGTGTTCTACTGGGAGCCTGAAGCAGCGCCGGGATACAATGCGGGATACAACAAGGGAGCCTGGCAGGCGGACGGGAAGCCGACTATTGCCTTGGAAGGCTTTAAAGACTGA
- a CDS encoding carbohydrate ABC transporter permease — protein MYHKTMEYRIFNVFNTCLLVALAILCIIPLLHVLAISFSSKAAADASLVGLWPVDFSLEAYKKTINNPAFLHSIWISIARTVLGTALTLAVTFLAAYPLSKENRVFRSRSIYSWLFVFSMVFNGGLVPFYIVIQKLGLINSFWVLVIPGTVNTFLVILMLNFFRGIPKELEEAAFIDGAGHFKTLFKIYLPISLPSIATIALFSMVFHWNSWFDGLLYLNNAKDFPLATFLQTVIIQRDMSSMSMSPKEMELLSQTTVNAAQIFIGAAPILLVYPFLQRFFVKGMTLGSVKE, from the coding sequence ATGTACCATAAAACGATGGAATACCGCATATTTAACGTGTTTAATACCTGCTTGCTTGTCGCGCTTGCCATTCTCTGCATCATTCCGCTGCTTCATGTGCTGGCGATTTCGTTCAGCTCCAAAGCCGCTGCCGACGCCAGTCTGGTGGGATTATGGCCGGTCGATTTTTCGCTGGAGGCTTACAAGAAAACGATCAATAACCCGGCGTTTTTGCACTCGATCTGGATCTCCATTGCGCGTACCGTATTAGGAACGGCTCTAACGCTTGCCGTAACGTTCCTGGCCGCATACCCGCTGTCCAAGGAGAACCGCGTCTTCCGCAGCCGCAGTATTTATTCCTGGCTGTTTGTGTTCAGCATGGTCTTTAATGGCGGCCTGGTGCCATTCTATATCGTGATTCAGAAGCTGGGCTTGATCAACTCCTTCTGGGTACTGGTCATTCCCGGCACCGTGAATACCTTTCTGGTGATCCTGATGCTGAACTTCTTCAGGGGGATTCCGAAAGAACTGGAGGAAGCAGCTTTCATTGATGGAGCCGGCCATTTTAAAACGCTGTTTAAAATTTATTTGCCGATCTCGCTGCCCTCGATTGCCACGATTGCGCTGTTCAGCATGGTGTTCCATTGGAACTCATGGTTTGACGGGCTGCTATACCTGAACAATGCCAAGGACTTCCCGCTGGCGACCTTCCTGCAGACGGTTATTATCCAGCGAGACATGAGCTCGATGAGCATGAGCCCGAAAGAGATGGAGCTGTTGTCCCAGACGACGGTGAATGCCGCACAGATCTTTATCGGCGCGGCGCCCATCCTGCTGGTCTATCCTTTTTTGCAGCGTTTTTTCGTTAAAGGGATGACGCTGGGCTCTGTCAAAGAATAA
- a CDS encoding MarR family winged helix-turn-helix transcriptional regulator produces the protein MKVSHERDTQLAMHLYRVFAKSFKSVNEHVVNNSKIEGFNPTSFAVMEVLFYKGRQPIQQIGAQLLLQSGNVTYVVDKLVEKGYVRRKPCPEDRRVIYAELTPPGEQLMQKLYPLHERHIEHALGGLDEEEKHQLIGLLSKMGKHAEQVQIVRQ, from the coding sequence ATGAAGGTGTCACATGAACGCGATACACAGCTTGCTATGCACCTGTATCGGGTGTTTGCCAAGTCATTCAAGAGCGTCAACGAACATGTCGTGAATAACAGTAAAATCGAAGGCTTTAATCCAACTTCATTTGCCGTAATGGAAGTACTGTTCTATAAAGGCCGCCAGCCCATCCAGCAGATCGGGGCACAGCTGCTCCTGCAGAGCGGAAACGTAACCTATGTAGTTGATAAGCTCGTTGAAAAAGGTTATGTGCGCCGCAAACCCTGTCCCGAGGACAGAAGAGTCATTTACGCCGAGCTGACTCCGCCCGGAGAGCAATTAATGCAGAAGCTATACCCCCTGCATGAACGACACATCGAGCATGCCCTGGGTGGATTGGATGAGGAAGAGAAACATCAACTCATTGGGCTTCTGAGTAAAATGGGGAAACATGCGGAACAGGTACAAATCGTGCGCCAGTAG
- a CDS encoding extracellular solute-binding protein: MNARRKKWFPILAASLLLAGSLAGCSGSEPKPEAAQQPAESKTENVYKDKYEPEVTITTVWGVDPTLQFKNGETIENNVATKWAKEKFGINIKSLWSITDTNGAFATKLRLAMSSGQEMPDIVTLGTENQQLAQDLIDSGMFAEVGTLFDQYASETWKNAMNLDSNVWNQYSRDGKRMGLPVLDFAYNHDYVLWIRQDWLDKLGMSAPKTMDELEQVMEAFKNQNPSGLAPDKVTPLSIGFKTSMSTWMGDPSWIFGAYGTLPQQWNVAEDGSLEYGSVHPGMKEGLAKLNEWMNKGYIPKEAALWDENKTAEPAVAGTAGIIPGPYWMSGWPLIDTVKNAPEAVWKPVQIPAGPDGTAMRHGTQYTNGVTLIHKDMEHPEAFFTYQNYLFDNFAVSKEGGEFANGLFEGYDFELDANGEMVPNDQIEGGYVNVVRYLLVRDGARIPDEQMKALLKLAKGEKPQSRLEKDVAVNYGKDTPAAAEVLLSQEEISKKNMFTGPVTATMKSKWDYLLKIENQTLNEIIYGKQPVESFDKFVETWKAGGGEQITKEVNEWYQSVK; this comes from the coding sequence ATGAACGCTAGAAGAAAGAAATGGTTCCCGATCCTGGCTGCGTCCTTGCTGTTGGCCGGATCCTTGGCCGGATGCTCCGGGAGCGAGCCGAAGCCGGAAGCGGCACAGCAGCCAGCCGAATCCAAAACTGAAAACGTCTACAAAGACAAATACGAACCGGAAGTTACGATTACGACGGTGTGGGGCGTCGATCCAACGCTGCAATTCAAGAATGGGGAAACGATCGAGAACAACGTGGCTACGAAGTGGGCCAAGGAGAAGTTCGGCATCAACATCAAATCGCTGTGGTCCATTACGGATACCAACGGCGCTTTTGCAACCAAGCTGCGTCTGGCTATGTCCTCCGGACAGGAGATGCCGGATATCGTCACGCTCGGCACCGAAAATCAGCAGCTGGCCCAGGATTTAATCGATTCCGGCATGTTTGCCGAGGTAGGCACGCTGTTTGACCAGTATGCATCGGAAACGTGGAAGAACGCGATGAATCTGGATTCCAATGTGTGGAATCAGTACAGCCGGGACGGTAAGCGAATGGGGCTTCCGGTACTGGATTTTGCCTATAATCACGACTATGTATTATGGATCCGGCAGGATTGGCTGGACAAGCTGGGGATGAGCGCACCGAAGACGATGGATGAGCTTGAGCAGGTGATGGAGGCCTTCAAGAACCAGAACCCTTCCGGTCTAGCCCCGGACAAAGTCACCCCGCTCAGCATTGGCTTCAAAACGTCCATGAGCACCTGGATGGGAGATCCGTCCTGGATATTCGGCGCTTACGGAACGCTGCCGCAGCAGTGGAACGTGGCTGAGGACGGAAGCCTGGAATATGGCTCGGTCCATCCAGGCATGAAGGAAGGCTTGGCGAAGCTGAACGAGTGGATGAATAAAGGGTATATTCCGAAGGAAGCCGCACTGTGGGATGAGAATAAGACTGCCGAGCCGGCTGTAGCCGGAACGGCCGGGATCATTCCGGGGCCCTATTGGATGAGCGGCTGGCCGCTGATCGATACCGTGAAGAATGCCCCGGAAGCCGTCTGGAAGCCTGTGCAAATTCCGGCTGGTCCTGATGGCACTGCGATGCGGCATGGAACGCAGTATACGAATGGCGTTACCCTGATCCATAAAGACATGGAGCATCCTGAAGCTTTCTTCACGTATCAGAACTACCTGTTTGATAACTTTGCCGTGTCCAAGGAAGGCGGCGAATTTGCCAATGGACTGTTTGAAGGCTATGACTTCGAGCTCGATGCCAATGGCGAAATGGTTCCGAACGATCAAATCGAAGGCGGTTATGTCAATGTCGTCCGTTATTTGCTGGTCCGCGACGGCGCCCGGATTCCGGACGAGCAGATGAAAGCACTGCTGAAGCTGGCAAAAGGGGAGAAGCCGCAGAGCCGTCTCGAAAAAGATGTCGCGGTCAACTATGGCAAGGATACGCCGGCCGCTGCCGAGGTGCTCCTCTCCCAAGAGGAGATCTCCAAGAAGAACATGTTTACGGGACCGGTTACCGCCACCATGAAATCGAAGTGGGATTATCTCCTGAAGATCGAGAATCAAACCCTGAACGAGATCATTTACGGCAAGCAGCCGGTTGAATCGTTTGATAAATTTGTAGAGACGTGGAAAGCGGGAGGCGGTGAACAGATCACCAAAGAGGTTAACGAATGGTATCAAAGCGTGAAGTAG
- a CDS encoding ABC transporter ATP-binding protein produces the protein MHKIQENEWGTEPVLKVDIQQAGYEPGRPRIRDISFQVAPGELLGLIGPNGAGKSTTIKTVLGLLKDSKADVFIAGQPPRYAYVPEQPVFYEDLTLWEHLDLAAAAFGMDDEHFERQADQLLRQFGMEPVRNELPGGFSKGMKQKMMLMIGFLSKPDVYIVDEPFIGLDPRATRDFLNLLLEERSRGAGVLMSTHVLDTAEKICDRFVLISAGRIASEGTLDQIRQAADLPGASLFDCFDALT, from the coding sequence ATGCATAAGATTCAAGAGAATGAATGGGGTACCGAACCGGTACTGAAGGTGGATATTCAGCAGGCGGGTTACGAACCAGGCCGCCCGCGCATACGGGATATATCGTTTCAAGTGGCACCCGGCGAACTGCTGGGGTTGATCGGTCCGAATGGAGCCGGAAAGAGCACAACCATTAAGACGGTGCTGGGGCTGCTTAAAGATAGTAAAGCTGACGTCTTTATTGCAGGTCAGCCTCCCCGATATGCTTACGTTCCCGAGCAGCCGGTGTTTTATGAGGATTTGACGCTGTGGGAGCATTTGGATTTGGCGGCTGCTGCATTTGGAATGGATGATGAACATTTCGAGAGACAGGCCGATCAGCTTCTCCGTCAGTTTGGAATGGAGCCGGTGCGCAATGAACTGCCGGGAGGCTTCTCCAAAGGAATGAAGCAGAAGATGATGCTGATGATCGGATTTCTCTCCAAGCCGGACGTCTATATTGTAGATGAACCGTTTATTGGATTGGATCCCCGAGCCACCCGAGATTTCTTGAATCTGCTGCTTGAGGAGAGAAGTCGTGGAGCCGGCGTATTGATGTCCACCCATGTGCTGGATACTGCAGAGAAAATTTGCGATCGCTTTGTGCTCATATCCGCAGGCCGGATTGCCTCGGAGGGCACGTTGGATCAAATCCGCCAGGCCGCTGATCTTCCCGGCGCATCGTTGTTTGATTGTTTCGATGCGCTGACATGA